A section of the Phaseolus vulgaris cultivar G19833 chromosome 8, P. vulgaris v2.0, whole genome shotgun sequence genome encodes:
- the LOC137825255 gene encoding ABSCISIC ACID-INSENSITIVE 5-like protein 2 has product MARRIMGFSPNRAQDPQYPPMVRQSSLYNLTFDEVESQLGNTEKPIHDMSLDDFHKSVISAESGQLVQTSSNHHSFTLGNMSNGMHDTKNGISEGWRGIVDQEHMNRCVDTLLKQPTLGESSSLEHLLANNVADQNANVHTTTPMVIDPIHQQHWLQIPSINTHQSPHEPQMIGNSQDFNVSKSFYDSQLSYSENSVGVSLSPSYSDSKSPLFGKRKQSNETLEKAVERRQKRMAKNRESAARSRAKKQVSSMSHHQLS; this is encoded by the coding sequence ATGGCTAGAAGGATTATGGGTTTCTCTCCTAATAGAGCCCAGGATCCACAGTACCCACCTATGGTTAGACAAAGCTCTTTATACAACCTCACCTTTGATGAGGTTGAGAGCCAGTTGGGAAACACAGAGAAGCCTATCCATGATATGTCCTTGGATGACTTTCACAAAAGTGTTATCTCAGCTGAAAGTGGACAACTTGTGCAAACTTCATCAAATCATCATTCATTTACTCTTGGGAACATGAGCAATGGTATGCATGACACCAAAAATGGCATCAGTGAGGGTTGGAGGGGAATTGTTGACCAAGAACATATGAACAGGTGTGTAGACACCCTCTTGAAACAACCTACTTTAGGGGAATCATCATCTTTAGAACATTTACTAGCTAATAATGTAGCTGATCAGAATGCTAACGTTCACACTACAACCCCGATGGTAATTGATCCGATACATCAACAGCATTGGTTGCAAATTCCTTCCATTAACACCCACCAATCTCCGCATGAGCCACAGATGATTGGAAATTCTCAAGATTTCAATGTTTCAAAGTCATTCTACGATAGCCAACTTAGTTATTCAGAAAATTCAGTGGGGGTTTCATTGTCTCCTTCCTATTCAGATTCTAAGAGTCCTCTTTTTGGGAAGAGAAAGCAGTCAAACGAGACGCTGGAAAAGGCTGTGGAAAGAAGACAGAAGAGGATGGCTAAGAACAGGGAATCTGCAGCAAGATCAAGGGCAAAGAAGCAGGTTAGTTCAATGTCTCATCATCAACTTTCATGA